Proteins encoded by one window of Triticum urartu cultivar G1812 unplaced genomic scaffold, Tu2.1 TuUngrouped_contig_4476, whole genome shotgun sequence:
- the LOC125527887 gene encoding transmembrane emp24 domain-containing protein p24delta3-like, translating into MTAAAGAATRPALVVGALVAALMMLGSEAVWLDLPPSGTKCVSEEIQPNVVVVADYMLMYEAHATAHPTVAVKVTSPYGNTVHHKENATVGQFAFTTSEAGNYLACFWLDSAEKGSGVSLNLDWKIGIATKDWDSVAKKEKIEGVELELAKLEAAVESIHHNLLYLKAREAEMREVSEKTNSRVAWFSILSLGVCVVVSALQLWHLQGFFQKKKLI; encoded by the exons ATGACGGCGGCAGCGGGAGCGGCGACCCGGCCGGCGCTGGTGGTGGGGGCGCTCGTGGCGGCGCTGATGATGCTGGGCTCGGAGGCGGTGTGGCTCGACCTGCCGCCCTCGGGGACCAAGTGCGTCTCCGAGGAGATCCAGCCCAACGTGGTGGTGGTCGCGGACTACATGCTCATGTACGAGGCCCACGCCACCGCCCACCCCACCGTCGCCGTCAAG GTTACCTCACCATATGGCAATACTGTACATCACAAAGAAAATGCCACAGTGGGCCAGTTTGCATTTACAACTTCAGAAGCTGGAAACTACCTTGCTTGCTTCTGGCTAGACAGCGCAGAGAAAGGATCAGGAGTATCTCTAAATCTTGATTGGAAGATAGGGATTGCAACAAAGGACTGGGACTCTGTTGCCAAGAAGGAGAAGATTGAG GGTGTTGAATTAGAGCTCGCGAAACTTGAAGCTGCAGTGGAATCCATTCATCATAACTTATTATATCTCAAAGCAAG GGAAGCGGAGATGCGGGAAGTGAGCGAGAAAACGAATTCCAGGGTTGCCTGGTTCAGCATCTTGTCACTGGGCGTGTGCGTTGTGGTCTCCGCTCTGCAGCTATGGCATTTGCAAGGCTTCTTCCAGAAGAAGAAGCTCATCTGA